One genomic window of Fusarium verticillioides 7600 chromosome 2, whole genome shotgun sequence includes the following:
- a CDS encoding D-xylulose reductase A yields MASNLSFVLNKPNDVSFEERPKPTLSSPHDVLVAVNYTGICGSDVHYWVHGSIGKFVVEDPMVLGHESAGTIVEVGSKVKTLKVGDRVALEPGYPCRRCQNCLAGKYNLCPDMVFAATPPYHGTLTGYWTAPADFCFKLPDNVSQQEGALIEPLAVAVHIVKQARVKPGDSVVVMGAGPVGLLCAAVAKAYGASKIVSVDIVQSKLDFAKDFASTHVYASQRIAPEENAKNICELADLPEGADVVIDASGAEPSIQASIHVLKNGGSYVQGGMGKSDITFPIMAFCIKEATASGSFRYGAGDYPLAVELVATGKVDVKKLITGVVEFKQAEEAFKKVKEGEAIKVLIKGPNEQ; encoded by the exons ATGGCCAGC AACCTCTCTTTCGTCCTCAATAAGCCCAACGACGTCTCCTTCGAGGAGCGTCCCAAGCCCACCCTCTCGAGCCCCCACGATGTCCTCGTCGCCGTCAACTACACCGGCATCTGCGGCTCCGACGTGCACTACTGGGTCCACGGCTCCATCGGCAAGTTCGTCGTCGAGGACCCCATGGTTCTAGGCCACGAGTCCGCCGGCACCATCGTAGAAGTCGgctccaaggtcaagaccctcaaggTCGGCGACCGCGTCGCCCTCGAGCCCGGCTACCCCTGCCGTCGATGCCAGAACTGCCTCGCGGGCAAGTATAACCTCTGCCCGGATATGGTGTTTGCCGCTACACCACCCTACCATGGAACTCTGACTGGTTACTGGACTGCGCCTGCGGATTTCTGCTTCAAGCTTCCTGATAATGTTTCGCAGCAGGAGGGTGCGCTGATTGAGCCTCTCGCTGTCGCTGTGCACATTGTTAAACAGGCGCGCGTCAAGCCCGGCGACTCTGTCGTTGTCATGGGCGCTGGACCCGTTGGTCTTCTCTGCGCCGCTGTCGCAAAGGCCTACGGCGCCTCCAAGATCGTCAGTGTCGATATCGTCCAGAGCAAGCTCGACTTCGCCAAGGACTTTGCCTCCACCCACGTCTACGCATCTCAGCGCATTGCACCCGAGGAGAACGCCAAGAACATCTGCGAGCTCGCTGATCTCCCCGAAGGCGCTGACGTTGTCATTGACGCCAGCGGTGCTGAGCCCTCAATCCAAGCATCTATCCACGTCCTCAAGAACGGCGGTAGCTACGTGCAGGGCGGTATGGGCAAGTCGGACATTACCTTCCCCATCATGGCGTTCTGCATCAAGGAGGCTACAGCCAGCGGATCATTCCGCTACGGCGCTGGCGATTACCCTCTtgccgttgagcttgttgctaCCGGCAaggtcgatgtcaagaagctcatcactggagttgttgagttCAAGCAGGCCGAggaggctttcaagaaggtcaaggagggAGAAGCGATCAAGGTTCTGATCAAGGGACCTAACGAGCAGTAG
- a CDS encoding potassium/sodium efflux P-type ATPase, fungal-type has product MAKKDDSVDNHVSGQSNEPMSRPAHALTFNQVVEELKTDTLSGLTEAEAKQRHEKFGNNDLGEADGVQPLKIIIAQVANAMTLVLILAMAVSFGIKSWIEGGVVAFIIGLNVTVGFFQEYSAEKTMDSLRSMSSPTASVVRDGDSKVVPSVEVVPGDLVEIKTGDTIPADVRLIEAVNFETDEAMLTGESLPVRKNEDEVFEDNTGPGDRINVAYSSSTVTKGRAKGIVFATGTSTEIGAIAAALRKKDSKVRPVKRKADGSAKPHRYLEAYTLTFTDAVGRFLGVNVGTPLQKKLSRLAIYLFGTAVICAIIVLAANDFNASQQVIIYAVATGLSMIPASLVVVLTITMAAGTKRMVERNVIVRNLKSLEALGAVTDICSDKTGTLTQGKMVARGAWTPGKGTYLIENTTEPFNPTIGDMRWSRSQPHELPLKQGGDECGSISPISELLNQSKSSLVKFLEVASLANLATVNEKNGEWHARGDPTEIAIQVLASRFDWNRLRLTSHDAANQYSEIAELPFDSDVKRMSVIMKDNRTSQLFAFTKGAVERVIGACATYCPEDNEEQVPITDEFREQILRNMESFAGMGLRVLALASKPYSVDMKKGDEIDRTTVECDLVFRGLVGLYDPPRPESAPAVRECHEAGISVHMLTGDHPETAKAIAIEVGILPTRMDLVAEDTAATMVMTATTFDGLTDDEVDQLPFLPLVIARCAPQTKVRMIEALHRRGKFCAMTGDGVNDSPSLRRADVGIAMGQAGSDVAKDASDIVLSDDNFASIVAAIEEGRRIFDNIQKFILHVLATNVAQAVVLLVGLVFKDKTGLSVFPIAPVQIMWIIMMTSGLPDMGLGFERAVAGILRRPPISLKTGVFSLEFIIDMCVYGLWIAALCLSAFVLRLYAFGNGELGEDCNDNYSESCETVFKARATTFACLTWFSLFLAWEMIDKRRSFFRMQPGSKLYFTQWMHDVWRNQFLFWAIMLGFVTLFPIQYIPVISDTVFKHKGITWEWAIVFIAAGLFFGGIEAWKFAKRVYFRRQARKNQGVEWKDMDLEQRTFGEYLTPDSSEASVRHDSEKIDAQAAAQRNNAEKKA; this is encoded by the exons CTGTTTCTTTCGGTATCAAGTCGTGGATTGAGGGTGGTGTCGTCGCCTTCATCATTGGTCTCAATGTCACTGTCGGTTTCTTCCAGGAGTACTCTGCCGAGAAGACAATGGACTCTCTGCGGTCCATGTCTTCTCCCACTGCTAGTGTTGTGCGCGATGGAGACTCCAAGGTAGTTCCCTCCGTTGAGGTCGTCCCCGGTGATCTTGTGGAAATCAAGACCGGAGATACGATCCCTGCTGATGTCCG ACTTATTGAGGCTGTTAACTTTGAGACCGATGAGGCTATGTTGACTGGTGAGTCTCTCCCCGTTCGAAAGAACGAGGATGAGGTCTTTGAGGACAACACCGGACCCGGTGACCGTATCAACGTCGCCTACAGCTCTTCCACCGTCACAAAGGGTCGTGCCAAGGGTATCGTCTTCGCTACCGGCACCAGCACTGAAATCGGTGCTATCGCTGCTGCCCTCCGAAAGAAGGACAGCAAGGTCCGTCCCGTGAAGCGCAAGGCCGATGGTTCCGCCAAGCCTCACCGATATCTCGAAGCCTACACTCTCACCTTCACCGACGCTGTTGGTCGTTTCCTCGGTGTCAACGTCGGCACACctctccagaagaagctctcacGTCTGGCAATCTACCTCTTCGGTACTGCCGTCATCTGCGCCATTATCGTCCTTGCTGCCAACGACTTTAATGCTTCCCAGCAGGTTATTATCTACGCCGTTGCTACTGGTCTGTCCATGATTCCCGCTAGTTTGGTCGTCGTCTTGACTATCACCATGGCTGCTGGTACCAAGCGCATGGTTGAGCGAAACGTTATTGTTCGTAacctcaagtctcttgaggctcttggtGCTGTTACCGATATTTGctctgacaagactggtacTCTCACCCAAGGTAAGATGGTTGCCCGTGGAGCCTGGACTCCTGGAAAGGGAACCTATCTCATCGAGAACACCACCGAGCCATTCAACCCTACCATTGGTGACATGCGCTGGTCTCGCAGCCAGCCCCACGAGCTTCCCCTCAAGCAGGGCGGCGACGAATGTGGCTCCATCTCTCCCATcagcgagcttctcaaccagTCCAAGTCCTCTctcgtcaagttcctcgaAGTTGCTTCTCTCGCCAACCTTGCCAccgtcaacgagaagaacggtGAATGGCACGCCCGCGGTGATCCTACCGAGATTGCCATCCAGGTCCTTGCCTCCCGTTTCGACTGGAACCGTCTCCGTCTTACCAGCCACGACGCTGCCAACCAGTACAGTGAGATCGCCGAGCTTCCCTTCGACTCTGATGTCAAGCGCATGTCCGTCATCATGAAGGATAACCGAACCAGCCAGCTCTTCGCCTTCACCAAGGGTGCTGTCGAGCGTGTCATTGGCGCCTGTGCTACATACTGCCCTGAGGATAACGAGGAGCAAGTCCCCATCACCGATGAGTTCCGCGAGCAGATCCTCCGTAACATGGAGTCTTTCGCTGGTATGGGTCTCCGTGTCCTCGCTCTTGCTTCCAAGCCCTACAGCGTCGACatgaagaagggtgatgaAATTGACCGCACCACTGTTGAGTGTGATCTCGTCTTCCGtggtcttgttggtctcTATGATCCTCCCCGTCCCGAGTCTGCTCCCGCTGTTCGAGAGTGTCACGAGGCTGGTATTTCCGTCCACATGCTTACTGGTGATCACCCCGAGACCGCTAAGGCTATCGCCATTGAGGTCGGTATCCTGCCTACCCGTATGGATCTCGTTGCCGAGGACACTGCTGCTACTATGGTCATGACTGCTACTACTTTCGATGGCCTtaccgatgatgaagtcgacCAGCTTCCTTTCCTACCTCTTGTTATTGCCCGATGTGCTCCTCAGACCAAGGTCCGCATGATTGAAGCTCTGCACCGCCGAGGCAAGTTCTGCGCTATG actggtgatggtgttAACgactctccctctctccgCCGTGCCGATGTTGGTATTGCCATGGGTCAAGCCGGTTCCGATGTCGCAAAGGATGCATCCGATATCGTTCTCAGCGACGACAACTTCGCCTCTATCGTCGCCGCCATCGAGGAAGGTCGCCGTATCTTTGACAACATCCAGAAGTTCATCCTCCACGTGCTCGCCACCAACGTCGCTCAAGCTGTCGTCCTTCTCGTAGGTCTCGtcttcaaggacaagactggTCTCTCCGTCTTCCCTATCGCTCCTGTCCAGATCATGtggatcatcatgatgacTTCTGGTCTTCCCGACATGGGTCTCGGTTTCGAGCGCGCTGTCGCTGGTATTCTTCGCCGACCCCCGATTTCTCTCAAGACTGGTGTCTTCTCCCTCGagttcatcatcgatatGTGTGTCTACGGTCTTTGGATCGCTGCTCTCTGCCTGAGCGCCTTCGTCCTTCGCCTATATGCTTTTGGCAACGGTGAGCTCGGCGAGGACTGTAACGATAACTACAGCGAGAGCTGTGAGACCGTCTTCAAGGCCCGTGCTACCACCTTTGCCTGTCTCACCTGgttctccctcttcctcgcctgGGAGATGATTGACAAGCGCCGATCTTTCTTCCGCATGCAGCCCGGCTCCAAGCTCTACTTCACCCAGTGGATGCACGATGTCTGGCGCAACCAGTTCCTCTTCTGGGCCATCATGCTCGGCTTCGTCACCCTATTCCCCATCCAGTACATCCCCGTCATCAGCGACACCGTCTTCAAGCACAAGGGCATCACCTGGGAGTGggccatcgtcttcatcgccgccggcctcttcttcggcggcaTCGAGGCCTGGAAGTTTGCTAAGCGCGTGTACTTCCGCCGTCAAGCCCGCAAGAACCAGGGCGTCGAGTGGAAGGACATGGATCTTGAGCAGCGTACTTTCGGCGAGTATCTCACCCCCGACTCGAGCGAGGCCAGCGTTCGTCACGACTCTGAAAAGATTGACGCAcaagctgctgctcagcGCAACaacgccgagaagaaggcgtGA